One region of Mangifera indica cultivar Alphonso chromosome 3, CATAS_Mindica_2.1, whole genome shotgun sequence genomic DNA includes:
- the LOC123211614 gene encoding proline-rich 33 kDa extensin-related protein-like: protein MSKTFFLLALLLLGVVLFTTPTSADQKPPGGHKPPDGHKPPGGHRPPGHKPPSTEEESAETLDVKPPTYKPPPTHKPPPPKHKPPTPFDEASKEVESIPEHEPIHKPPPKGKGEKPPPGHYPPVENIEDSHEPPVHKSPPKKPPHKPPTSN, encoded by the coding sequence ATGAGTAAAACTTTTTTCTTGCTTGCCTTGTTGCTCCTTGGAGTGGTGCTTTTCACCACTCCCACTTCGGCCGATCAAAAACCACCCGGTGGTCACAAACCACCCGATGGTCACAAACCACCCGGCGGTCACAGACCGCCTGGTCACAAACCACCTTCCACGGAGGAGGAATCTGCAGAAACCTTGGATGTTAAGCCACCCACATACAAGCCACCACCAACACACAAGCCACCTCCTCCGAAGCACAAGCCGCCAACTCCCTTTGATGAAGCATCTAAGGAAGTGGAGTCAATCCCTGAACACGAGCCAATCCACAAGCCTCCTCCTAAGGGCAAGGGTGAGAAGCCACCACCTGGCCACTACCCTCCTGTCGAGAATATTGAGGACTCACACGAGCCACCTGTCCATAAATCCCCTCCAAAGAAGCCACCACACAAGCCTCCAACTTCCAACTGA